A single window of Halotalea alkalilenta DNA harbors:
- the fni gene encoding type 2 isopentenyl-diphosphate Delta-isomerase has protein sequence MSHQQRKDDHVAHAHALYRERRINDFDHLDFVHHSFPELDCVAISLATRTRAFAWPFPFYINGMTGGSAKTLEINRQLGEVAQATGLAIASGSQSAALKDPNVRASFSVLRERHPNGFVLGNVGAGVSPTQAEQAVEMLHADALQVHINAPQELVMPEGDREFGAWLDNIEAIRARVGVPVVVKEVGFGMSEETAFRLRERGVELVDVSGRGGTNFIAIENLRRSAQEYDYLEGWGQSAVVSLLEVSPHMGALDVLASGGVRHPLDVLKALALGARAVGVSGRVLHILLSEGPEVLIETLEAWKAQLRTLMAMVGATTVEELRHTDLLIRGPVREHCELRGIDPMTYARRARSARHGG, from the coding sequence CGCGCACGCGCTCTATCGCGAGCGGCGGATCAACGACTTCGACCATCTCGACTTCGTCCATCACTCGTTCCCGGAGCTGGACTGCGTGGCGATCTCGCTCGCCACTCGCACACGCGCCTTCGCCTGGCCCTTTCCGTTCTACATCAACGGAATGACCGGCGGCAGCGCGAAGACGCTCGAGATCAACCGCCAGCTCGGCGAAGTCGCGCAGGCCACCGGCCTTGCGATCGCCTCAGGCTCGCAGAGCGCGGCACTCAAGGACCCGAACGTGCGCGCATCGTTCAGCGTGCTCAGGGAGCGCCACCCCAACGGCTTCGTGCTCGGCAACGTCGGCGCGGGCGTCTCTCCCACCCAGGCCGAGCAAGCGGTGGAGATGCTCCACGCCGACGCGCTGCAGGTGCACATCAATGCGCCGCAGGAACTGGTGATGCCGGAGGGAGACCGCGAGTTCGGCGCCTGGCTCGACAACATCGAGGCGATCCGCGCCCGGGTCGGCGTGCCGGTGGTGGTCAAGGAGGTCGGCTTCGGAATGAGCGAGGAGACCGCCTTCCGGCTGCGCGAACGCGGCGTCGAGCTGGTCGATGTCAGCGGCCGTGGAGGCACGAATTTCATCGCGATCGAGAACCTGCGCCGCAGCGCCCAGGAGTATGACTACCTCGAAGGCTGGGGGCAGTCCGCGGTGGTCTCGCTGCTCGAGGTCTCACCGCACATGGGGGCGCTCGACGTGCTCGCCTCGGGCGGCGTGCGCCATCCGCTCGACGTGCTCAAGGCGCTGGCGCTCGGCGCTCGGGCGGTCGGGGTCTCCGGCCGGGTGCTGCACATCCTGCTGAGCGAAGGGCCCGAGGTCCTGATCGAGACCCTGGAGGCGTGGAAGGCCCAACTGCGAACGCTGATGGCGATGGTCGGCGCAACCACGGTCGAAGAGCTGCGCCATACCGACCTGCTGATTCGCGGACCGGTCCGCGAGCACTGCGAACTGCGCGGCATCGATCCGATGACGTATGCACGCCGCGCCCGGTCCGCGCGCCACGGCGGCTAA
- a CDS encoding acyl-CoA thioesterase — protein MPHVTPIIVRGYHLDVYRHVNNARYLEFIEEARWALFDEVDALAWMERHGVGFVIVHIDIDFNSSARLGDRLEVRTELSDAITEGARSARMTQSIHCGERQVAEARVVYVCIDLTSERALPIEGELLQTLESWRQRYVSA, from the coding sequence ATGCCTCACGTCACCCCGATCATCGTTCGCGGCTACCACCTCGACGTCTATCGACACGTCAACAATGCCCGCTATCTCGAGTTCATCGAAGAAGCGCGCTGGGCGCTGTTCGACGAGGTCGATGCGCTCGCCTGGATGGAGCGCCACGGGGTTGGCTTCGTGATCGTCCACATCGACATCGACTTCAACTCCTCAGCCCGCCTCGGCGATCGCTTAGAAGTGCGCACCGAACTCAGCGATGCGATCACCGAAGGGGCGCGCAGCGCGCGCATGACCCAATCGATCCACTGCGGCGAGCGCCAGGTCGCCGAAGCGCGAGTGGTCTACGTCTGCATCGATCTCACCAGCGAGCGGGCGCTGCCGATCGAAGGCGAGCTGTTGCAGACGCTCGAAAGCTGGCGCCAGCGCTACGTCTCGGCCTGA